A genomic region of Mycobacterium sp. Aquia_213 contains the following coding sequences:
- a CDS encoding DUF721 family protein produces the protein MTGPDDESDAAPPEPPNGLSGIDLVRRTLEEARAAARAQGKDAGRGRGSNPAPRRVAGQRRRWSGPGPDVRDPQPMGRVARDVAKKRGWSGRVAEGTVLGHWPAVVGHQIADHATPTALSEGVLSVAAESTAWATQLRMIQAQLLAKIAAAVGNGVVTSLKITGPAAPSWRKGPRHISGRGPRDTYG, from the coding sequence ATGACCGGCCCCGACGACGAATCGGACGCGGCTCCGCCCGAACCGCCGAATGGGCTCAGCGGTATCGACTTGGTGCGACGCACCCTCGAAGAGGCTCGCGCCGCGGCGCGAGCGCAGGGCAAGGACGCCGGGCGCGGGCGCGGAAGTAATCCCGCGCCACGTCGCGTTGCCGGCCAGCGGCGTCGGTGGTCGGGTCCGGGACCCGACGTTCGCGATCCGCAACCGATGGGAAGGGTCGCCCGCGACGTCGCCAAAAAGCGCGGCTGGTCGGGGCGCGTCGCCGAGGGCACGGTGCTCGGCCACTGGCCGGCGGTGGTGGGTCATCAGATCGCCGATCACGCGACTCCGACCGCGCTGAGCGAGGGGGTGCTCAGCGTGGCGGCCGAATCCACCGCCTGGGCCACGCAATTGCGGATGATCCAGGCGCAGTTGTTGGCCAAGATCGCCGCTGCGGTGGGTAACGGCGTGGTGACATCGCTGAAAATCACCGGGCCGGCCGCGCCGTCCTGGCGGAAGGGGCCCCGACACATCTCCGGTCGAGGGCCGCGCGACACCTACGGCTGA